In Wenyingzhuangia fucanilytica, the following are encoded in one genomic region:
- a CDS encoding SPOR domain-containing protein: protein MSLKRSKNLLNIGKVICALFVLISVACSTKKEEAPVVKKEVVAPVKKEVVKPEVVKPVNVITYGVQIGAYRKFDVQFDSDIKNIKHNGLSNYVLGNFKTIKEAENLLKIVTDLKIMDAFIVKMKDGEIIE, encoded by the coding sequence ATGAGTTTAAAGAGAAGTAAAAATTTACTAAATATTGGAAAAGTAATTTGTGCATTATTTGTTTTGATTTCAGTAGCCTGTTCTACTAAAAAAGAGGAAGCTCCAGTTGTAAAAAAAGAAGTGGTAGCCCCTGTTAAAAAAGAGGTTGTTAAACCTGAAGTTGTAAAGCCAGTAAATGTAATTACTTACGGAGTGCAAATAGGAGCATATAGAAAGTTTGATGTGCAGTTTGATTCAGACATCAAAAACATTAAACACAATGGTTTGAGTAATTATGTTTTAGGAAATTTTAAAACCATTAAAGAGGCTGAAAATTTACTTAAAATTGTAACGGACTTAAAAATTATGGACGCTTTTATCGTAAAAATGAAAGATGGTGAAATAATAGAATAG
- a CDS encoding DUF983 domain-containing protein, with amino-acid sequence MFTKESKLYSIINSKCPQCHEGDFFENKLSLNVLKTTATKTNCPKCNLKYMREPSFFYGAMYVGYGLSVGLAIALYIISSVFVGLSMRQSIVTIAIGLFILAPWSLRISRVIWIHLFIKYQKDPNKRVK; translated from the coding sequence ATGTTTACAAAAGAAAGCAAACTCTACAGCATCATTAATTCTAAATGTCCACAATGCCATGAAGGTGATTTTTTTGAGAACAAACTTTCTTTAAACGTGCTTAAAACTACTGCTACCAAAACCAATTGTCCTAAATGCAATTTAAAATACATGAGAGAACCGTCGTTCTTTTATGGAGCGATGTATGTAGGTTATGGATTAAGTGTAGGGTTAGCTATTGCCTTATATATTATAAGCTCTGTATTTGTTGGATTGAGCATGAGACAAAGCATTGTAACTATAGCCATAGGGCTATTTATATTAGCCCCATGGAGTTTAAGAATTTCTAGGGTAATTTGGATTCATCTATTTATTAAATACCAAAAAGACCCGAACAAAAGAGTAAAATAA